One window from the genome of Leptospirillum ferriphilum encodes:
- a CDS encoding penicillin-binding protein 1A, with protein sequence MKKSHTTLWITLLVLLLVLAGAGIWGYLFMKRVIRGVPSVAFLKTFVPVTTSVIYDRNGQVVGKFYREKREYIPLRKMPPLILHSVLAVEDSKFYQHGALAYGSIIRAAISDALAGYLREGASTITQQLARNIFLNHRKNLVRKLREAILSYRIEQVLTKDEILELYLNQIYFGEGAYGVQAAAKEYFGKDVRDLSLPEAALIAGLIRSPIEFSPYLHPQASKRRQLIVLKRMESVHFITHDELKKAYAQNLVLRRRTRASNPNAYFLEYVRQRLEKIMTGDQLYGGGLRIFTTLDARIQEIALHSLRKGLRTIDRRKGFRGPIRKLDVPALRKVEHASRPLEEAEKNPAVLGRRVEAVVTRVQKDGFWFDWEGVPGFVPIERMLWAKKVLSGPNFDKDVKVLDPFFPSLILHPGDVVMVHLTGFHRVSLKWGWEGSLDQVPLIQGCVVAINPRTGGILAMVGGYSFRRSKFNRAYQAIRQPGSSFKMFDYGAALEHGYAPGTILKDEPLVFYDSVHKRVWRPKDYERNFLGPVPMRKALAESINLATIRMVRNIGVGPVINLARRMGITTPLNHDLSLALGSSGVRPLELTSAYAVVANQGVRNPLHALTRVLNYQKTTVYEHVPAPQSVYDPAYSYLLTSMLESVIKDGTGRDALVLGRLLAGKTGTTNDFRDAWFIGYSPDIAVGVYVGMDDHRSMGRGEFGAHAALPVWIDIMRQALPLFPNTPFSIPDDVVDVRIDPKTGLRTPMNDPNFVVEVYKKGQLPPIEVSEQKVPDTDFYNIPAAGQGK encoded by the coding sequence GTGAAAAAAAGCCATACGACTCTTTGGATTACCCTCCTTGTTCTCCTCCTTGTTCTCGCGGGAGCAGGAATATGGGGGTATCTTTTTATGAAGAGGGTCATCCGGGGAGTGCCTTCGGTTGCCTTCCTGAAAACGTTTGTTCCGGTGACGACATCGGTCATTTATGACCGGAATGGTCAGGTTGTCGGCAAGTTCTACCGGGAAAAACGGGAGTACATCCCCCTCCGTAAGATGCCTCCCCTGATTCTTCACTCTGTCCTGGCTGTGGAAGATTCCAAGTTCTATCAGCATGGTGCCCTGGCCTACGGGTCGATTATCCGCGCCGCCATTTCCGATGCCCTTGCCGGCTACTTGCGTGAGGGGGCCAGCACGATCACGCAACAGCTTGCCAGGAATATTTTTCTGAACCACCGGAAAAATCTTGTCCGGAAGCTGCGCGAAGCGATCCTGTCCTACCGGATTGAGCAAGTACTGACAAAGGACGAGATTCTCGAACTCTACCTGAACCAGATCTATTTCGGAGAGGGCGCGTACGGGGTTCAGGCGGCCGCCAAAGAATATTTCGGGAAGGATGTCCGGGATCTCTCCCTTCCGGAAGCGGCCCTGATTGCCGGACTGATTCGTTCCCCCATCGAATTTTCTCCCTACCTTCATCCCCAGGCGAGCAAGCGCCGCCAGCTGATCGTTCTGAAACGGATGGAGTCGGTCCATTTTATCACCCACGACGAGCTCAAGAAAGCGTATGCCCAGAATCTTGTCCTCAGAAGACGAACGCGGGCGTCCAATCCCAATGCCTATTTTCTGGAATACGTTCGTCAGAGGCTTGAAAAGATCATGACGGGGGATCAGCTTTACGGTGGGGGTCTCCGAATTTTTACGACACTGGATGCGCGTATTCAGGAGATTGCACTCCATTCCCTCCGAAAAGGTCTTCGGACGATCGACCGCCGGAAAGGATTTCGGGGGCCGATTCGAAAACTCGATGTTCCCGCATTGCGCAAAGTTGAGCATGCGTCACGCCCCCTGGAGGAAGCGGAAAAAAATCCCGCTGTTCTTGGAAGACGTGTCGAGGCTGTCGTGACAAGGGTTCAGAAAGACGGTTTCTGGTTCGACTGGGAGGGGGTCCCGGGATTTGTCCCGATCGAACGAATGCTCTGGGCCAAAAAAGTTCTTTCCGGTCCGAACTTCGACAAGGATGTCAAAGTTCTCGATCCGTTCTTCCCCTCCCTTATCCTTCATCCGGGCGATGTGGTCATGGTACATCTCACGGGATTCCACCGGGTTTCCCTGAAATGGGGGTGGGAGGGCTCTCTGGACCAAGTTCCCCTGATCCAGGGGTGCGTTGTTGCCATCAATCCCCGGACGGGTGGAATTCTGGCGATGGTTGGAGGGTACAGCTTTCGTCGAAGCAAGTTTAACCGCGCCTACCAGGCGATCCGGCAACCGGGATCGTCTTTCAAGATGTTCGATTACGGTGCGGCTCTGGAGCATGGTTATGCCCCCGGAACCATTTTGAAGGATGAGCCTCTCGTTTTCTATGACTCTGTCCATAAAAGGGTCTGGCGTCCCAAAGATTATGAGCGCAATTTTCTGGGACCGGTTCCGATGCGAAAGGCTCTGGCCGAGTCGATCAATCTTGCCACCATCCGCATGGTCCGGAATATCGGAGTGGGACCGGTCATCAATCTGGCCCGCAGAATGGGGATCACGACCCCTCTGAACCATGATCTTTCCCTGGCACTCGGTTCTTCCGGGGTTCGACCTCTCGAGCTGACATCGGCTTATGCGGTCGTCGCGAATCAGGGTGTCCGGAATCCCCTCCATGCGCTCACACGGGTTCTGAATTACCAGAAGACCACTGTCTACGAACATGTTCCGGCTCCGCAAAGCGTCTACGATCCCGCCTACAGCTATCTGCTGACTTCCATGCTGGAAAGTGTGATCAAGGACGGGACGGGTCGGGATGCGCTTGTCCTGGGACGTCTGCTTGCCGGAAAAACCGGCACCACAAATGATTTTCGGGATGCCTGGTTTATCGGTTATTCTCCGGATATTGCCGTGGGCGTGTATGTCGGAATGGACGATCATCGTTCCATGGGCCGGGGAGAATTCGGAGCACATGCGGCTCTGCCCGTCTGGATCGACATTATGCGACAGGCACTTCCGTTGTTTCCGAATACACCTTTCAGTATTCCGGACGATGTCGTGGATGTCCGGATCGATCCGAAAACAGGACTTCGGACGCCGATGAACGACCCGAATTTTGTGGTCGAAGTCTACAAAAAGGGTCAGCTTCCTCCGATTGAAGTGTCCGAGCAAAAAGTGCCTGACACGGATTTTTACAATATTCCGGCAGCCGGACAGGGAAAATGA
- a CDS encoding outer membrane protein assembly factor BamD, which yields MLPKKNFPFRYRGGLLLLVFLWPFLNGCTYLGLMPPKPKDEHTYSFRTHAYGTSALLDEASRFYFKGDFIEARGEYKRFLELHPTHPLAAFAQYRMGMCDYYQILSVDRDPTPVRKALADFQKVIDEFPDSSYVGKAQKKIAVCRDRLSRVHFYVGYFYYKTKRFKAASYRFHTILLKYPDSRKYDRAEFYFALSKFHLKQRHQAVRLLKRLIQQFPKSKYARKSSILLAFWKKEGLIGQPES from the coding sequence TTGCTCCCGAAAAAAAACTTCCCTTTCCGGTATCGGGGAGGCCTTCTCCTTCTGGTTTTTCTGTGGCCTTTTCTGAACGGATGCACGTATCTCGGGCTTATGCCTCCGAAACCGAAAGACGAGCACACCTATAGTTTCCGGACGCACGCCTACGGGACGTCCGCTCTTCTGGACGAAGCCTCCCGATTTTATTTCAAAGGGGATTTCATCGAGGCGCGAGGGGAATACAAACGGTTTCTCGAACTTCACCCGACGCATCCCCTGGCGGCTTTCGCCCAGTATCGGATGGGGATGTGCGACTATTACCAGATTCTCTCGGTCGACCGGGACCCGACGCCGGTCCGGAAAGCCCTGGCGGATTTTCAAAAAGTGATTGATGAATTCCCGGATTCCAGTTATGTGGGGAAGGCCCAGAAAAAAATTGCCGTCTGCCGGGACCGTCTCTCACGCGTTCACTTTTACGTGGGGTATTTCTACTATAAGACAAAAAGGTTCAAGGCTGCTTCCTACCGGTTTCACACGATTCTGCTCAAATACCCCGATTCCCGGAAATACGACCGGGCCGAATTCTATTTTGCCCTCTCCAAGTTTCATCTGAAACAAAGGCATCAGGCCGTGCGTCTGTTAAAGAGACTGATCCAGCAATTCCCCAAGTCGAAGTATGCACGGAAATCATCGATCCTGCTGGCTTTCTGGAAAAAAGAAGGTCTGATCGGACAGCCGGAATCGTGA
- a CDS encoding CZB domain-containing protein, whose amino-acid sequence MEKAVSESSRNTFLELAKFDHLIFKFEIYSILMGFVEKSADEIVPHTQCRLGKWYYEGEGKRNFSRSPAFQELEAPHRDVHEAAIESVRLYRSGSPDDRARLESEVERMEKASLKVIQVLESLSGTVKG is encoded by the coding sequence ATGGAAAAAGCCGTGTCTGAATCCTCCCGCAACACGTTTCTCGAACTTGCCAAATTTGACCACCTGATCTTCAAGTTTGAGATTTATTCCATTCTGATGGGATTTGTCGAGAAAAGTGCCGACGAGATTGTTCCGCATACCCAGTGCCGTCTGGGAAAATGGTACTACGAGGGTGAGGGGAAAAGGAACTTTTCCCGATCTCCTGCCTTTCAGGAACTGGAAGCTCCCCACCGGGACGTTCACGAGGCTGCGATCGAATCTGTAAGACTTTATCGTTCCGGTAGTCCAGATGACAGGGCACGCCTTGAATCTGAGGTCGAAAGGATGGAGAAGGCCAGTCTGAAGGTCATCCAGGTTCTGGAAAGTCTGTCCGGGACAGTCAAGGGCTAG
- a CDS encoding phosphoglycerate kinase produces MSPSKVSVDEIDVRGKRVFLRADFNVPLDGDLHITDDRRIRLSLPTINYLIDEGAKVIIGSHLGRPKGKVDPKYSMAPVAKRLSRLLNKDIRFSDQVVGPVVEREVEKMEAGGVLLLENLRFNAGEESNDPEFSRQLSLLCDVYVNDAFGTAHRAHASVVGLPSLLKTVAIGFLMKKEVNYLQGAVSSPTRPFVAVLGGGKVSGKLGVIANLQEKVDKIIIGGGMAFTFYKAMGFEIGDSLVEDNLLHIPLEMLEKSRKGGFKLYLPVDCIVAESRDPAAPTKIVPYQEIPKGWTGLDIGPASVRLFSEVLDNAKTILWNGPMGVFEIDAYSRGTFAMAHAVANSYALTVVGGGDTALAVYRAGEADNMTFISTGGGAALELLEGKELPGLKAIPDNEH; encoded by the coding sequence ATGAGCCCGTCCAAGGTTTCGGTGGATGAAATTGATGTTCGTGGAAAACGGGTTTTCCTGAGAGCGGACTTCAATGTTCCCCTTGATGGAGATCTGCATATCACTGATGATCGCCGGATCCGTCTGTCCTTGCCGACTATCAATTATCTGATCGACGAAGGGGCCAAAGTGATCATCGGTTCTCATCTCGGGCGTCCCAAAGGAAAGGTCGATCCCAAATACAGCATGGCCCCGGTGGCAAAAAGGCTTTCGCGGCTTCTGAACAAGGACATCCGATTTTCGGACCAGGTTGTCGGTCCGGTTGTCGAAAGAGAAGTGGAAAAAATGGAGGCCGGAGGTGTTCTGCTGCTTGAAAACCTTCGCTTCAATGCAGGGGAAGAGTCGAATGACCCCGAATTTTCCCGGCAGCTTTCCCTTTTGTGTGACGTCTACGTGAACGATGCGTTTGGAACGGCTCACAGGGCGCATGCTTCCGTGGTGGGTCTGCCTTCTCTCCTCAAGACGGTGGCCATCGGTTTTTTGATGAAAAAGGAAGTCAATTATCTGCAAGGCGCTGTCTCCAGCCCGACACGTCCTTTTGTCGCTGTTCTTGGAGGAGGAAAAGTCTCCGGCAAACTGGGAGTGATCGCAAATCTCCAGGAAAAAGTCGACAAGATCATCATCGGTGGCGGAATGGCCTTTACTTTTTACAAGGCAATGGGCTTCGAGATCGGGGATTCTCTGGTGGAAGACAATCTGCTTCATATTCCCCTTGAAATGCTGGAGAAGTCCCGAAAGGGGGGATTTAAGCTGTATCTTCCTGTCGATTGTATTGTGGCGGAAAGCCGGGACCCGGCCGCTCCGACCAAGATTGTTCCATATCAGGAAATTCCGAAGGGATGGACGGGCCTCGATATTGGTCCCGCCTCCGTGCGTCTGTTTTCGGAAGTCCTGGACAACGCCAAGACGATTCTGTGGAATGGTCCGATGGGTGTTTTTGAAATTGATGCCTATTCAAGGGGCACGTTTGCCATGGCGCATGCCGTGGCAAATTCATATGCCCTGACCGTTGTGGGTGGAGGCGATACGGCTCTCGCGGTCTATCGTGCCGGGGAAGCGGACAACATGACCTTCATTTCGACGGGAGGAGGAGCGGCACTCGAACTTCTGGAAGGAAAGGAGCTTCCGGGTCTGAAAGCGATTCCTGACAACGAACACTGA
- a CDS encoding precorrin-2 dehydrogenase/sirohydrochlorin ferrochelatase family protein has protein sequence MRRYPVYLDLSRRTVLVVGGGNVASRKVPVLLESGAIVTVVSPSLTPDLLELARSGRIRWVRRRYIAGDERRFSLVLALTEHPDVNTGISARSNGFVNQATPSAGNPVALPYVQDHSPLLVSVGSEPPDPLLVRETGEFLGQKLQEASIPEYAREHALLRQILLDSGWDRPDIRKVLETFSLAWALRTPGREDRLVQYQERLGKTVYRKLEDRLSTH, from the coding sequence GTGAGGCGTTATCCCGTCTATCTGGATTTGTCCCGCCGGACGGTCCTGGTTGTCGGTGGTGGAAATGTGGCGTCCCGAAAGGTTCCGGTTCTTCTGGAAAGCGGAGCCATTGTGACGGTCGTCTCCCCCTCTCTGACCCCGGATCTGCTGGAACTTGCCCGTTCGGGACGGATCCGGTGGGTTCGTCGGCGGTACATTGCCGGGGATGAAAGACGATTTTCGCTCGTTTTGGCTCTGACGGAACATCCGGACGTCAATACAGGCATATCCGCACGATCGAACGGCTTCGTCAACCAGGCGACGCCGTCAGCGGGGAATCCGGTGGCTCTTCCGTATGTGCAGGACCATTCACCTCTCCTCGTGTCCGTCGGATCGGAGCCTCCGGATCCGTTGCTCGTCCGCGAAACAGGGGAGTTCCTGGGGCAGAAGCTGCAGGAGGCAAGCATTCCGGAATATGCCCGGGAACATGCGCTGTTGAGACAGATCCTTCTGGACAGCGGGTGGGACCGACCGGACATACGAAAGGTTCTGGAAACATTTTCGCTCGCATGGGCTCTTCGGACTCCCGGACGGGAAGACCGTCTGGTTCAATATCAGGAACGTCTCGGGAAAACAGTTTACCGGAAACTGGAGGACCGTCTTTCCACCCATTAG
- the pyrE gene encoding orotate phosphoribosyltransferase, which produces MSDLHISLQFVSPDQRIQRIQEEKEELFRILYERSFLYRPDRPFTLSSGRQSPVYLDGKKTTLGHPRAQFLVGDLLYQMIAPFSPEGVGGLTLGADPISVAVSLVSGLYRHPIPSFVVRKEAKDHGTRNPIEGDLAPGSRVVVVEDVVTTGASGMKAVKACQDAGHRVLKVISLVDREEGGRALFEGAGLPFESLFSLKKFIEYDVEVRGTR; this is translated from the coding sequence GTGTCCGACCTACATATATCACTCCAGTTCGTTTCACCGGACCAGCGTATCCAGCGTATTCAGGAAGAAAAGGAAGAACTCTTCCGGATCCTTTACGAGAGGTCTTTTCTCTATCGCCCGGATCGTCCCTTTACATTGTCCTCCGGACGTCAAAGCCCGGTTTATCTTGATGGCAAGAAAACGACCCTGGGACATCCAAGAGCGCAGTTTCTGGTCGGAGATCTGCTGTATCAGATGATTGCTCCATTTTCTCCGGAAGGAGTCGGTGGTCTGACCCTGGGGGCCGATCCGATCAGCGTGGCTGTCTCTCTCGTAAGCGGTTTATATCGCCATCCGATTCCCTCTTTTGTCGTTCGCAAGGAAGCCAAGGATCACGGGACCCGCAATCCGATCGAAGGCGATCTTGCTCCGGGGTCCCGGGTTGTAGTTGTCGAGGATGTCGTCACGACAGGTGCTTCGGGGATGAAGGCTGTCAAAGCCTGCCAGGACGCTGGCCATCGTGTTCTGAAAGTCATCTCCCTCGTTGATCGGGAAGAGGGAGGAAGAGCCCTGTTTGAAGGAGCCGGGCTTCCCTTTGAATCCCTCTTTTCCCTGAAGAAATTTATCGAATACGATGTGGAAGTTCGAGGGACCCGCTAG
- the secG gene encoding preprotein translocase subunit SecG, with product MTTLITVVHVLTCVLIVVAVLLQSGKGAETGVMIGGSSQSLFGARGASSFLSKVTVVLATLFMVTSLSLSLIRQSPVGPSLLLNSPLKSLPSAPAPKTKTP from the coding sequence ATGACAACGCTGATTACCGTCGTTCATGTTCTGACTTGTGTTCTGATCGTGGTCGCTGTCCTTCTCCAGTCCGGAAAAGGTGCGGAAACCGGAGTGATGATTGGCGGTTCCAGTCAGTCCCTCTTTGGCGCACGCGGGGCATCCTCGTTTTTAAGCAAGGTGACGGTCGTCCTTGCGACACTGTTCATGGTGACATCCCTCTCCCTGTCCCTGATCCGGCAAAGTCCGGTCGGACCGTCCCTTCTTCTGAATTCTCCCCTGAAATCCCTGCCTTCAGCGCCTGCGCCAAAAACAAAGACCCCCTGA
- the tpiA gene encoding triose-phosphate isomerase: MFLVANWKMNMTRDRIETYLDALERERLSSMLSGTRHQIAIAPTHVYLQDLSREVLKRGLPVKIFAQDVSSRSEGAFTGEVSVRNILDVGAVGSILGHSERRRYFRETDADVARKTSLCLQAGAIPLVCFGESREERDAGETLRVLRNQVAPIVEVVTKAFRENGNIPLYLAYEPVWAIGSGKNASCSDIEEVISAVLEGFSWPVPPCILYGGSVNLENISSLAALENLSGLLVGSAWLDPETFVDSLRALS; encoded by the coding sequence ATGTTTCTTGTCGCAAACTGGAAAATGAATATGACCCGGGACCGGATCGAGACATATCTCGACGCTCTTGAAAGGGAGCGCCTGTCATCAATGCTGTCAGGCACCCGGCATCAGATTGCCATTGCCCCGACCCATGTCTATCTGCAGGATCTCTCCAGGGAAGTTCTCAAGCGGGGTCTTCCTGTCAAAATCTTTGCACAGGACGTATCAAGCCGGAGTGAAGGTGCATTCACCGGGGAAGTGTCCGTCCGGAATATTCTGGATGTCGGTGCGGTCGGATCAATCCTCGGCCATTCGGAGCGAAGAAGGTATTTTCGGGAGACGGACGCCGATGTCGCAAGAAAAACCAGTCTTTGTCTCCAGGCGGGAGCAATACCGCTTGTTTGTTTCGGTGAGTCCCGGGAAGAGCGGGATGCCGGAGAGACCTTGCGGGTCCTGCGCAATCAGGTGGCACCCATTGTTGAGGTGGTGACAAAAGCCTTTCGTGAGAATGGAAATATCCCGCTTTACCTGGCCTATGAGCCAGTATGGGCGATCGGTTCGGGGAAAAACGCCTCCTGTTCGGATATTGAGGAGGTGATATCGGCGGTTCTGGAAGGGTTTTCCTGGCCCGTTCCGCCATGCATCCTGTATGGGGGGTCGGTGAACCTCGAAAATATTTCTTCTCTCGCAGCACTGGAGAACTTGTCCGGTTTGCTGGTGGGAAGTGCATGGCTGGACCCGGAGACATTTGTGGATTCTCTCAGGGCATTGTCCTGA
- the gap gene encoding type I glyceraldehyde-3-phosphate dehydrogenase, which produces MAIRIGINGFGRIGRLVARSFMEQSLLPGGKPPEVEIVAVNDLTDSEHLAHLLKYDSVHGTLDAEIGHVGDNLYLNGKAVRVYREQDPGRIPWGESGVDIVVESTGRFENREKASLHQKGGAKKVIISAPSPDPDCTIVLGVNEHIYDPRIHHIVSNASCTTNCLAPVVKILSDNLGLEKGFMTTVHSYTNDQRLLDLPHKDLRRARSAGVSMIPTTTGAAKAIGLVLPHLKGRLDGMSIRVPTPDVSINDLTCIVQKDTTVEEINLLFREAAAGPMAGILAYTEVPLVSADFRGNPNSSIVDGLSTRVMEKRMVKVLAWYDNEWGYSCRVRDLVHFIAERL; this is translated from the coding sequence ATGGCAATCAGGATAGGCATTAACGGGTTTGGTCGGATCGGTCGGCTGGTCGCCCGTTCTTTTATGGAACAAAGTCTTCTTCCGGGGGGGAAGCCACCCGAAGTGGAAATCGTTGCGGTCAACGACCTGACAGATTCGGAACACCTTGCACATCTTTTGAAGTATGACTCCGTTCATGGAACCCTGGATGCGGAAATCGGTCACGTCGGAGACAACCTGTATCTGAATGGCAAGGCAGTTCGTGTCTATCGGGAGCAGGATCCCGGCCGGATTCCCTGGGGCGAATCGGGGGTCGATATTGTAGTGGAGAGTACCGGTCGGTTCGAAAATCGGGAAAAAGCCTCCCTTCATCAGAAAGGGGGAGCGAAAAAGGTTATCATTTCCGCCCCTTCTCCGGATCCGGATTGCACAATCGTTCTTGGAGTCAATGAACATATCTATGATCCCCGCATCCATCATATTGTGAGCAATGCCTCCTGCACGACGAACTGTCTGGCCCCCGTGGTCAAGATTCTTTCGGACAACCTTGGGCTGGAAAAAGGGTTTATGACGACAGTCCATTCCTATACGAACGACCAGCGTCTCCTTGACTTGCCCCATAAGGATTTGAGACGTGCGCGTTCCGCCGGTGTCTCCATGATTCCGACAACCACGGGAGCCGCCAAGGCCATAGGCCTTGTTCTTCCGCATCTCAAGGGACGCCTGGACGGAATGTCCATCCGGGTCCCGACGCCAGATGTGTCCATCAATGACCTGACCTGCATCGTCCAAAAAGACACAACTGTTGAGGAGATCAACCTTCTGTTCCGTGAAGCGGCGGCCGGGCCGATGGCAGGGATCCTGGCCTACACGGAAGTTCCTCTTGTATCTGCGGATTTTCGTGGAAACCCCAACTCCAGCATTGTCGATGGGCTGTCGACGAGAGTGATGGAAAAACGGATGGTCAAGGTCTTGGCCTGGTATGACAACGAATGGGGATACTCCTGCCGGGTGCGGGATCTTGTTCACTTTATCGCGGAGCGCCTATGA
- a CDS encoding 3-oxoacyl-[acyl-carrier-protein] synthase III C-terminal domain-containing protein produces MSTFDTLSHPVYLCGIGWTRFLEKKACLPGKNGGPPAMPQESLTGIKTRTFAGDHGVESLAEMAIRDLLGDHPDRLDTIDFLMMTSTSPGILLPATSSIVGGRLFREKTVPCVDIGGSCSGSLVALSAGSSLLCSGSVQNLLIVSAEKKTAQLCPTHGPETAGIFGDMGTAALLSDSPLNIHRWPPFRLRAIRLRSRGDLASLIWKEPDPCDSSTLIRMNGPRVFREAVSALTREVPDFLKGQGLSTSDIALAIFHQANGRLLGQVARKLGFPPKNVPLTLTEFGNTSSSSTLLTLAQALEERGKVDGPVLLATFGGGITWGLALLEPV; encoded by the coding sequence ATGTCAACTTTCGACACCCTTTCTCATCCCGTCTATCTCTGCGGCATCGGCTGGACACGATTTCTCGAAAAAAAAGCGTGTCTGCCGGGGAAAAACGGAGGACCGCCTGCGATGCCGCAAGAATCACTGACCGGGATCAAGACCCGGACGTTCGCAGGAGACCATGGAGTCGAATCCCTTGCCGAAATGGCCATTCGGGATCTGTTGGGCGACCATCCCGACCGGCTGGACACCATCGACTTCCTGATGATGACGTCCACGTCACCCGGCATTCTGCTCCCGGCCACATCCTCCATTGTCGGCGGACGCCTCTTCCGGGAAAAAACCGTCCCTTGCGTGGACATCGGAGGATCCTGCAGCGGTTCCCTGGTCGCCCTGTCTGCCGGTTCCTCTCTCCTTTGCTCGGGATCGGTCCAAAATCTTCTCATTGTGAGTGCCGAAAAAAAAACGGCTCAGCTTTGCCCGACCCATGGCCCCGAGACCGCCGGGATTTTTGGCGACATGGGAACGGCGGCCCTGTTATCGGACTCCCCCCTGAACATCCATCGCTGGCCCCCCTTTCGTCTCAGAGCCATCCGCCTCCGCAGCCGGGGGGATCTGGCCAGCCTGATCTGGAAAGAACCCGATCCCTGCGACAGCTCAACGCTGATCCGGATGAACGGCCCCCGTGTTTTCCGGGAAGCTGTCTCGGCACTGACGCGGGAGGTGCCCGATTTTCTCAAGGGACAAGGGCTTTCGACTTCTGACATTGCCCTGGCCATTTTCCATCAGGCCAACGGAAGACTTCTGGGGCAGGTCGCCCGAAAACTGGGGTTCCCGCCCAAAAACGTTCCCCTGACACTGACGGAATTCGGAAACACCTCTTCTTCCAGCACGCTTCTGACACTGGCTCAGGCTCTGGAAGAACGAGGCAAAGTGGACGGTCCGGTTCTTCTCGCCACTTTCGGGGGAGGCATCACCTGGGGACTCGCCCTTCTGGAACCGGTCTAG